Proteins from a single region of Chloroherpeton thalassium ATCC 35110:
- the mutY gene encoding A/G-specific adenine glycosylase — MSIEKDLLSWFLLNKRDLPWRKKRTPYKIWVSEIMLQQTQVATVIPYYERFLNAFPNLESLANADINKLMKIWEGLGYYTRVKNMQEAAKTILQKHNGVFPSKKTELLQLKGIGDYTAAIIASIAFKEHCAAVDGNVLRVISRLNAINAPIQLNTTKQTIRIVAQELLSLEHPGEFNEAMMEVGALICKPKNPTCDICPISLHCQAYKKGLEHKLPVKLKRAEIPHYHIAAGVIYKDDFVLIALRPANGLLGNLWEFPGGKQQQGESLEDCCKREIFEETGLHVNVLEKLISVKHAYTHFKITLHAYRCNYISGSPEPRASQALKWVRIEDLTSYAFPKANKKIIEKLQLAQFPTTLTLF, encoded by the coding sequence ATGTCCATAGAAAAAGATTTACTTTCCTGGTTTTTATTAAATAAACGGGATTTGCCATGGAGAAAAAAACGAACACCGTACAAAATATGGGTATCAGAAATAATGCTTCAACAAACGCAAGTAGCCACAGTGATTCCCTATTATGAACGGTTTTTAAATGCGTTTCCAAACTTAGAATCGCTTGCAAATGCGGACATAAATAAGCTGATGAAAATCTGGGAAGGACTTGGGTATTACACACGAGTAAAAAATATGCAAGAAGCAGCTAAAACAATTTTGCAAAAGCATAATGGAGTATTTCCTTCAAAAAAAACAGAGCTGCTCCAACTAAAAGGAATTGGCGATTACACAGCGGCAATCATAGCAAGTATTGCATTTAAAGAGCACTGCGCCGCAGTTGATGGAAATGTGCTCCGTGTTATATCGAGATTAAACGCTATTAATGCTCCAATACAACTAAATACAACAAAACAAACAATTAGAATTGTAGCACAAGAGCTGCTATCTTTGGAGCATCCTGGAGAATTCAATGAAGCAATGATGGAGGTGGGAGCATTGATTTGTAAACCCAAAAATCCAACCTGCGATATATGTCCTATATCGCTCCACTGCCAAGCATATAAAAAAGGATTGGAGCATAAATTGCCTGTGAAGTTGAAGCGCGCAGAAATTCCTCATTACCACATTGCTGCTGGTGTTATATATAAAGATGATTTTGTGCTTATTGCTCTAAGACCTGCAAATGGGCTTTTGGGAAATTTATGGGAGTTTCCTGGAGGAAAGCAACAGCAAGGAGAATCCTTGGAAGATTGTTGTAAGCGGGAAATATTTGAAGAAACAGGGCTGCATGTTAATGTTTTAGAAAAATTGATTTCTGTGAAGCATGCCTACACGCACTTTAAAATCACATTGCACGCTTACCGTTGTAATTATATTTCAGGAAGTCCTGAGCCCCGTGCCAGTCAAGCATTGAAATGGGTGCGGATTGAAGACTTGACCAGCTACGCCTTTCCTAAAGCCAATAAGAAGATTATCGAAAAACTACAATTGGCGCAATTCCCCACTACTTTAACACTCTTTTAA
- a CDS encoding HAD family hydrolase translates to MTDKKAIIFDLGGTLLHLDYPFIAKHLLEHGIEVSEESFFRSVSCVNYKLEHVLKSQPTSTDASRWSIYFQYLLEEFHAPFNYESFINDVLRPRHQSHNLWNYVLPGTTELLKELKKQYRLAMISNSDGRAEEKTIQYNLREYLEFVIDSQFVGVEKPNKKIFEIALNQLQLKPSECFYIGDIYSIDVVGARASGITPVLLNKADNHHYDCLSISKLSDIHSLL, encoded by the coding sequence ATGACTGATAAAAAAGCAATTATTTTTGATTTAGGAGGCACGCTCCTCCATTTAGATTATCCGTTTATCGCGAAGCATCTTTTGGAGCACGGGATTGAAGTCTCAGAAGAAAGCTTTTTCAGATCCGTCTCATGCGTCAATTATAAATTGGAGCATGTCCTCAAATCCCAGCCAACGTCAACCGATGCTTCGCGATGGAGCATATACTTTCAATATCTTTTAGAAGAATTTCATGCTCCATTTAATTACGAGTCTTTTATAAATGATGTGCTCCGGCCAAGACATCAATCCCATAATTTGTGGAACTATGTTTTACCAGGCACTACTGAATTATTAAAAGAGCTTAAAAAGCAATATCGCCTTGCAATGATATCAAACTCGGACGGTAGAGCCGAGGAAAAAACAATTCAATACAACCTTCGTGAATATTTGGAATTTGTTATCGATTCTCAATTTGTTGGGGTGGAAAAACCGAATAAAAAAATATTCGAAATAGCGCTAAATCAACTACAATTAAAGCCATCAGAATGCTTTTATATTGGCGATATTTATTCAATTGACGTCGTTGGGGCACGGGCATCTGGAATAACTCCAGTTCTTTTAAATAAAGCAGATAACCATCATTATGATTGTTTATCGATATCAAAATTATCAGATATTCATTCTTTATTATAG
- a CDS encoding SDR family oxidoreductase — translation MNTEKKNTSASKTAFQGKVLVAGATGKTGQWVIQRLQAYGIPVRALVRSEAKGNALGVDYVVGRVQSAKDLTNAVDGCDAVISALGASSIFGDASPSEVDRDGVIRLVDAAANTGIKKFILVSSLCVTRTLHPMNLFGGVLSMKYAGEEHLRKVFSQEGRSYTIIRPGGLKDGEPFEHKLMFDKGDRLDSGFINRSDVAEVAVLSLWMHSARNETFEMVSIGEEAQDSLEPYFEHLETLVE, via the coding sequence ATGAATACCGAAAAGAAGAACACATCTGCGTCCAAAACAGCTTTCCAAGGAAAAGTTCTTGTTGCTGGAGCAACTGGCAAAACCGGCCAATGGGTGATTCAGCGCTTACAGGCTTATGGCATCCCTGTTCGTGCACTGGTTCGTTCCGAAGCTAAAGGAAATGCGTTGGGGGTTGACTACGTGGTTGGCCGAGTCCAAAGTGCTAAGGATTTGACAAATGCAGTTGATGGCTGCGATGCGGTTATTTCTGCACTTGGTGCGAGTTCTATTTTCGGCGACGCCTCCCCATCTGAGGTAGATCGCGACGGCGTTATACGTCTTGTTGATGCCGCCGCAAACACTGGCATAAAGAAATTTATTTTAGTAAGTTCGCTTTGTGTCACAAGAACACTTCATCCTATGAATCTTTTCGGAGGAGTACTCTCCATGAAATACGCGGGCGAGGAGCATCTTCGCAAGGTTTTCTCGCAAGAAGGCCGTTCTTATACGATAATTCGTCCCGGCGGCTTGAAAGATGGCGAGCCATTTGAGCATAAGCTCATGTTTGATAAAGGCGATAGACTGGACAGCGGGTTCATTAATCGAAGCGATGTCGCTGAGGTCGCAGTTCTTTCGCTTTGGATGCATTCAGCAAGAAATGAAACCTTCGAAATGGTGAGTATCGGTGAAGAGGCACAAGATTCTTTAGAACCATATTTCGAACACCTTGAAACCTTAGTCGAATGA
- the lipA gene encoding lipoyl synthase, which translates to MERKSVKNKREYQRPSWLKVGLPSGKKYRELKDIIHTNQLHTVCEEARCPNISECWAAGTGTIMILGDTCTRSCGFCAIKTGRPPVLDKDEPKRVAESVRLMRLKHVVITSVNRDELKDGGARIWAETITEIRKANPTATIEALIPDFQGDNEAIDLVLETKPEILNHNIETAPRLYPTVRPQAKYHRSLKLLDYAKKTYGLTTKSGLMVGFGESNDEVREVLKDLRSIDCDIVTIGQYLQPTKIHLSVDRYVSPDEFESFKRTAESLGFKHIQSAPLVRSSYHAELQIAK; encoded by the coding sequence ATGGAAAGAAAATCCGTGAAAAATAAAAGAGAATACCAAAGACCATCCTGGCTAAAAGTCGGCCTCCCATCAGGCAAAAAGTATCGCGAATTAAAAGACATTATCCACACGAATCAGCTCCATACCGTATGCGAAGAAGCTCGCTGCCCAAACATCTCAGAGTGTTGGGCAGCAGGCACTGGAACAATTATGATTTTAGGTGATACATGCACGCGTTCCTGTGGCTTTTGCGCTATCAAAACCGGTCGTCCTCCTGTTTTAGATAAAGACGAACCAAAACGTGTGGCGGAAAGCGTTCGTCTTATGCGCTTAAAGCATGTTGTTATTACGAGCGTGAACAGAGATGAGCTAAAAGATGGCGGCGCAAGGATCTGGGCTGAGACAATTACCGAAATTAGAAAAGCAAATCCGACGGCAACCATTGAAGCACTTATTCCTGATTTTCAAGGAGATAATGAGGCGATTGATCTTGTTTTAGAAACCAAGCCTGAAATTCTAAATCACAATATTGAAACTGCTCCCCGCCTCTATCCCACTGTTCGGCCGCAGGCAAAGTATCACAGATCACTAAAGTTACTTGATTATGCAAAAAAGACTTACGGCCTTACGACAAAGTCTGGCTTGATGGTTGGATTTGGGGAATCAAATGATGAAGTTCGTGAAGTTCTCAAAGATTTAAGGAGCATTGATTGCGATATTGTAACCATTGGACAATATTTACAACCAACTAAAATACACCTTTCGGTAGATCGCTATGTTTCTCCTGATGAATTTGAGAGCTTCAAGCGCACTGCCGAATCATTGGGTTTTAAGCATATCCAATCAGCGCCACTTGTAAGAAGTTCATATCACGCTGAACTGCAAATCGCCAAATAA
- a CDS encoding dihydrolipoamide acetyltransferase family protein: MSIIEMVMPKMGESIMEGTILKWHKKAGDKVEKDENILDIATDKVDAEVPASESGVLVEILFAENEVVPVGEVIAKIETAVGEASESLENAPKPKEAQVKEVTAPEPEMPTSASLEKKSGSGAQEKTRFYSPVVMSIAQKEGVSIDELEVIPGTGAGNRLSKTDILSYLANKKASAQSYASTEKRPIKENAPQAESLKHATISHHASERTEIIQMDNIRKLISEHMVHSKRTSAHVTSVSEADVTGLVQLVESRKESFLKANGVKLTFTPFFVDACIKTLKQFPTVNASVDGDKIILKKYINFGIAVALGESGDAGLIVPVIKNADEMNLVGLARFIYELATKARQRKLHPDDIQGGTFTLTNYGTTGNLFGSPIINQPQVAILGTGAIVKRPVVRTLDDGTDAIVVRSIMYLSLSYDHRIIDGALAGTFLQTLVKHLEGYSENSQI, translated from the coding sequence ATGTCAATAATCGAAATGGTTATGCCCAAAATGGGCGAAAGCATTATGGAAGGCACGATCTTAAAATGGCACAAGAAAGCCGGCGACAAAGTTGAGAAAGATGAGAATATTTTAGATATAGCCACAGATAAAGTAGATGCTGAAGTTCCTGCAAGCGAGAGCGGCGTATTAGTTGAAATTCTTTTCGCAGAAAATGAGGTTGTTCCGGTTGGCGAAGTGATTGCCAAAATTGAAACAGCAGTTGGCGAGGCTTCTGAATCACTAGAAAATGCTCCGAAACCAAAAGAAGCCCAAGTAAAAGAAGTAACTGCTCCAGAACCAGAAATGCCGACAAGTGCCTCATTAGAAAAAAAATCAGGCTCGGGAGCACAAGAAAAAACGAGATTCTACTCCCCTGTTGTTATGAGTATAGCTCAAAAAGAAGGCGTCTCAATAGATGAATTAGAGGTGATTCCTGGAACCGGAGCAGGAAATCGGCTATCAAAAACAGATATTCTTTCTTATCTGGCTAACAAAAAAGCATCAGCACAGAGCTATGCTTCCACAGAAAAGCGACCAATAAAAGAAAATGCTCCACAAGCAGAGTCTCTGAAGCATGCTACAATTTCGCATCATGCTTCAGAGCGAACGGAGATTATACAAATGGACAATATCCGAAAATTGATCTCGGAGCATATGGTCCATTCGAAACGCACTTCTGCGCACGTCACTTCGGTTTCTGAGGCAGATGTAACAGGTTTGGTTCAGTTAGTAGAATCCAGAAAAGAATCATTTTTAAAAGCAAATGGCGTAAAACTTACCTTCACCCCGTTTTTTGTTGATGCGTGCATCAAAACACTAAAGCAATTCCCAACTGTAAATGCATCGGTTGATGGTGACAAGATTATTCTTAAAAAGTATATCAATTTTGGTATCGCCGTCGCGCTTGGAGAAAGTGGCGATGCGGGATTAATTGTCCCTGTGATTAAAAATGCCGATGAGATGAATTTGGTTGGTCTTGCAAGGTTTATTTACGAACTCGCAACGAAGGCGCGACAAAGAAAATTGCACCCAGACGATATTCAAGGCGGAACATTTACCTTAACAAATTACGGAACGACAGGAAATCTTTTTGGCTCTCCAATCATCAACCAGCCACAAGTGGCCATTCTGGGAACAGGTGCGATTGTTAAGCGCCCTGTTGTGCGCACTTTGGATGATGGAACTGATGCAATTGTTGTTCGCTCAATCATGTATTTATCGCTTTCATATGACCACCGAATCATTGACGGCGCACTGGCCGGAACTTTTCTTCAAACACTCGTCAAACATCTTGAAGGTTATAGTGAAAATTCCCAGATTTAA